One part of the Bacillota bacterium genome encodes these proteins:
- the aroA gene encoding 3-phosphoshikimate 1-carboxyvinyltransferase, whose amino-acid sequence MPPDKSISHRALMLGALARGNSLVYNLSSADDVQSTQSCLSALGVRFAVQGGALSVHGVGREGLCAPASGLYCGNSGTTMRLLAGILAGSEVSTMLTGDDSLQRRPMQRVVKPLLAMGGEVSTTEGHPPLVIRGRTLHPVVWCPEVASAQVKSAILLAGLSCAGKTRVTEIHPTRDHTERLLQAFGAKVAYGPAWAEVEGSAVAPFKFRVPGDISAAAFLVVLAACLPQASLRIEGVGLNPGRTGFLEVLRGMGASVHWEVETEEPEPTGFIEVSGGSLRSFYIAKELVPRVIDELPILAVAAACAEGRSEVRDATELRFKESDRIRALLGELNKLGVQTEEYPDGFAITGGGLRGATVNSHGDHRLAMALAVAGALAGGEMTIGGADCVSVSYPNFWADLVRLARGERA is encoded by the coding sequence ATGCCGCCTGACAAGTCAATCAGCCATCGCGCCCTGATGCTAGGGGCTTTGGCCAGAGGAAATTCTCTAGTCTACAACTTGTCGTCGGCGGATGACGTGCAGAGCACACAAAGCTGCCTAAGCGCACTCGGTGTACGCTTCGCGGTGCAGGGTGGGGCGCTGTCGGTGCACGGTGTGGGCAGAGAAGGCCTGTGTGCGCCAGCGAGCGGCTTGTACTGTGGCAACTCCGGCACCACGATGCGACTATTGGCAGGAATCCTCGCTGGGAGCGAAGTGTCGACCATGCTCACTGGCGACGACTCTCTGCAGAGACGCCCCATGCAGAGGGTGGTCAAGCCACTCTTGGCGATGGGAGGCGAGGTCAGCACGACAGAGGGACACCCACCGCTTGTTATCAGGGGGCGCACTTTGCACCCGGTAGTTTGGTGCCCCGAAGTAGCGTCCGCCCAAGTCAAATCGGCCATCCTTTTGGCGGGCTTGTCTTGTGCGGGTAAAACCCGTGTCACCGAAATTCATCCCACACGTGATCATACTGAGCGCCTGCTCCAAGCCTTCGGGGCGAAAGTGGCCTATGGGCCAGCCTGGGCAGAGGTGGAGGGCAGCGCTGTGGCGCCCTTTAAGTTTAGGGTGCCAGGGGATATCTCCGCGGCGGCATTTTTGGTCGTCTTGGCCGCCTGCCTGCCACAGGCCTCACTGCGCATCGAGGGGGTGGGTCTTAACCCGGGGCGCACCGGCTTCCTGGAAGTCTTGCGAGGCATGGGTGCGTCGGTCCACTGGGAGGTAGAGACAGAGGAGCCTGAGCCAACGGGATTTATTGAAGTAAGTGGTGGAAGCTTGCGGAGCTTTTACATTGCCAAGGAGCTAGTCCCCCGCGTGATTGACGAACTACCTATCTTGGCCGTAGCGGCAGCGTGCGCAGAGGGACGCTCTGAAGTGAGAGACGCCACTGAGCTGCGCTTCAAAGAAAGTGATCGCATTAGAGCCTTGCTCGGGGAGCTTAACAAGCTTGGTGTGCAGACCGAGGAGTATCCAGATGGCTTTGCCATTACTGGTGGGGGCCTCAGAGGAGCGACGGTCAATTCGCACGGCGACCATCGCCTGGCCATGGCTCTAGCTGTGGCCGGTGCTCTAGCGGGCGGCGAGATGACCATTGGTGGGGCCGATTGTGTTTCCGTCTCCTACCCTAATTTTTGGGCGGACTTAGTGCGCCTGGCGCGAGGTGAGAGAGCATGA
- a CDS encoding thioredoxin family protein: MSTVITPLYFKGGITIQDLFFSGMSYDEYVTKMGEDHRTGFAKSYTEASISPHDLALLKRLAGPIYALAVSEPRCGDCRLNLPVLAKLAALSEGKLVLRCLDKGAHPTLLDDYRAADGSVRIPTFIFFSSDWRLLGYFVERPAQVSHILATGSAEEVRELRIQYNGGRFAQAVIAEIMAILSR, translated from the coding sequence TTGTCCACAGTTATCACCCCATTATATTTTAAAGGAGGAATTACTATTCAAGATCTGTTCTTTAGCGGGATGAGTTACGACGAATACGTGACCAAAATGGGTGAGGACCATCGCACTGGGTTTGCCAAAAGTTACACTGAAGCCTCTATCTCCCCACATGACCTAGCCCTACTAAAGCGGCTAGCTGGCCCAATTTATGCGCTGGCCGTCAGCGAACCGCGCTGTGGCGATTGCCGCCTCAACTTGCCGGTACTAGCTAAGCTGGCCGCCCTTAGTGAGGGCAAGCTTGTGCTACGTTGTCTAGACAAGGGCGCCCATCCCACGCTCTTAGACGATTATCGCGCCGCGGATGGCAGTGTACGCATCCCCACTTTTATCTTCTTCTCTTCTGACTGGCGCCTCTTAGGTTACTTTGTCGAAAGGCCGGCACAGGTAAGCCACATCTTGGCCACGGGAAGCGCCGAAGAAGTACGCGAACTGCGGATTCAGTACAATGGCGGTCGGTTTGCCCAAGCGGTAATCGCCGAGATTATGGCCATACTGTCTCGCTAG
- a CDS encoding DUF1858 domain-containing protein: MKITRDMGIQDVVDTYPELVPVFFKHGLGCLGCAAARFESIEQGANAHGIDVDLLLSDLNKALSQ, translated from the coding sequence GTGAAAATTACCCGCGATATGGGAATTCAAGACGTCGTAGATACATACCCAGAATTGGTGCCCGTCTTTTTTAAGCATGGCCTAGGTTGCCTCGGTTGCGCAGCAGCCCGCTTTGAGAGCATCGAACAGGGCGCGAACGCCCACGGTATTGACGTGGACTTGCTACTAAGCGACCTCAACAAGGCTTTGTCTCAGTAG
- a CDS encoding G5 domain-containing protein, whose translation MARKQTGIKGLLLGLGLLAAATLLIVGCTVAGDNDEVWRLASPLGADAPADIAEPVFRVSQVTILVDGAVRRASVLGDTVAAALEEAGIKVAEIDRVEPSLDTLLEDQATIAVTRVTTQEEVVYKRLGFREVRRPSASVNRGVTRVLQAGRDGREAQHFSVVLEDGVEVARTLVRSEVLQPQVDRIVEYGTVGTLSRGGNNLRYTKVIYVTATAYTSGAESTGKSPGHPQYGITFSGLPVQVGHIAVDPSLIPLLSKVYIEGLCEVSRALSGQYLATDTGSAIRGNRIDIYFESLAEALRFGRRRMRLYLLER comes from the coding sequence ATGGCAAGAAAACAGACTGGCATCAAGGGTTTACTCTTGGGACTAGGACTGCTTGCTGCCGCAACACTATTGATAGTTGGTTGCACAGTTGCGGGAGACAATGATGAGGTTTGGCGACTAGCAAGTCCCCTAGGGGCAGATGCGCCCGCGGATATCGCGGAGCCCGTATTCCGGGTGAGCCAGGTCACCATACTAGTGGATGGCGCGGTGCGCAGGGCTTCTGTGTTAGGAGACACGGTGGCTGCGGCGCTAGAAGAGGCGGGCATCAAGGTGGCCGAGATAGACCGGGTAGAGCCGTCTCTCGACACTCTGCTCGAAGATCAAGCGACCATTGCCGTCACGCGGGTGACTACGCAAGAGGAAGTCGTGTACAAAAGATTGGGCTTTCGTGAGGTAAGGCGGCCGAGCGCTAGCGTTAATCGAGGGGTGACGCGAGTGCTGCAGGCAGGCCGTGACGGTAGGGAGGCACAGCATTTTAGCGTAGTCTTGGAAGATGGCGTAGAAGTTGCCCGCACCTTGGTTCGCAGTGAAGTCTTGCAACCACAAGTGGACCGCATTGTGGAGTACGGCACCGTGGGAACGCTTTCACGTGGGGGAAACAACCTGCGCTACACGAAAGTTATCTATGTCACGGCTACCGCGTACACCTCGGGGGCAGAGAGTACGGGCAAGTCGCCCGGACACCCGCAGTACGGAATCACTTTCTCTGGTTTGCCGGTGCAAGTCGGCCATATTGCCGTAGATCCCAGCCTCATTCCCCTGCTTAGCAAGGTCTATATAGAGGGTCTCTGCGAGGTGTCGCGCGCCTTAAGTGGGCAGTACTTGGCCACTGACACTGGCAGTGCCATCCGCGGCAACAGAATTGACATCTACTTTGAGAGCTTGGCAGAGGCGCTGCGTTTTGGGAGACGGAGAATGCGTCTCTACCTCCTCGAGCGATAG
- a CDS encoding methylglyoxal synthase, with product MRIALIAHDKKKLEMVELVVEYRAVLAKHQLVATETTGTLLKKETGLAIERVLSGPQGGDAQISAMVATKATDMVIFLRDSLTAQPHEPDITALLRICDVHKVPLATNLGTAKIILSSLARE from the coding sequence ATGCGCATAGCGCTTATAGCTCATGACAAGAAGAAGCTAGAGATGGTCGAATTAGTCGTAGAGTACCGCGCGGTTTTGGCCAAGCATCAGTTAGTGGCGACAGAGACTACCGGCACTCTGCTGAAGAAAGAAACAGGCTTGGCCATTGAACGCGTGCTCTCAGGCCCCCAGGGGGGAGATGCTCAGATCAGTGCCATGGTGGCCACCAAGGCTACGGACATGGTTATATTTTTGCGCGACTCCTTGACGGCGCAACCCCATGAGCCCGATATTACCGCGTTGCTGCGCATTTGCGATGTTCATAAGGTGCCGCTAGCGACTAACTTGGGCACCGCAAAAATTATTTTGTCGAGTCTAGCCAGAGAATAA
- a CDS encoding 4Fe-4S binding protein — protein sequence MTYKISDECFACGACLPECPTEAITEGPIYVIHPEKCIDCGACAAVCPVDAPKPA from the coding sequence ATGACTTATAAAATCTCTGACGAATGCTTTGCCTGTGGTGCCTGTTTGCCAGAATGTCCTACGGAAGCAATTACTGAGGGGCCAATTTATGTAATTCACCCCGAGAAGTGCATCGACTGCGGAGCATGCGCTGCTGTCTGTCCTGTCGACGCGCCAAAGCCAGCCTAA
- a CDS encoding 3'-5' exonuclease, translating into MALQRIFSVVDVETTGLSPGRDRVIEVAIVRIEGGHIVHSYSSLINPERPIPLFIQQMTGITDAMVVKAPTFAEVLPAVTTHLAGTVFVAHNVKFDQGFLKAEFTRAGGEFPSLEFVDTVALARRGMRGLPNYRLETLCAHLGLAVGGHRALGDATVTAHLLLRLLAEAPEIAPALLTRPR; encoded by the coding sequence GTGGCTCTGCAGCGAATTTTTTCTGTTGTTGACGTTGAAACGACTGGGCTTTCCCCCGGACGCGATAGAGTGATTGAGGTGGCCATTGTACGCATAGAGGGCGGCCACATTGTCCACTCTTACAGTTCCCTCATTAACCCAGAGCGACCGATTCCACTATTCATTCAGCAAATGACGGGCATTACAGACGCCATGGTCGTCAAGGCGCCCACCTTCGCGGAGGTGCTGCCTGCTGTCACCACTCACTTGGCAGGTACGGTCTTTGTGGCCCACAATGTGAAATTTGACCAAGGCTTTCTCAAGGCTGAATTTACCAGAGCGGGAGGCGAGTTTCCCTCTTTAGAGTTTGTTGATACGGTGGCCTTAGCGCGCCGGGGCATGAGGGGCTTGCCTAACTACCGCCTAGAGACTCTTTGTGCCCATCTTGGCCTGGCCGTAGGCGGCCATAGGGCGCTAGGGGACGCTACGGTGACGGCCCATCTCTTGCTAAGATTATTGGCCGAAGCGCCAGAAATCGCGCCGGCGCTGTTGACGAGGCCGCGGTAA
- a CDS encoding HEAT repeat domain-containing protein, with protein sequence MHTKRIDYRLAIQQIVKDRLIELGCGKFTPPEIEKSLERIVSLGSHVELGALKLLSETKDQKVATMAAALLLKLDVDTGTLVVEECLSLMNKPGVSDVAKMQILRLLTAKGLDVAEMMSPTYFKDATKLAQESLLHLLEELQHNPSILGNVLEDFAEAPPEMQYAYVQDLVMTADPRVVPLLEALARGDDEVLASEAVRGLGSLAEPAALGALQGLIGREQETFLAKLVEREARRLVFKGVSPESLPPLTLGTVFQVLVTGLDGKGCRIVWISRFMKGSRGRLMAVSFLLSTEEGVKDCYGSVQLSRQESTAMLKGLRGKYPSVEGDLVYASDLVRDALQRNRQGGHLLPPQWAFWHQVMQPIPMTPKPYDFPPQSDLGSDHSPQVAGILAIEELAEWYEEDPLVYDAAEELLKVGKRFRSVNGKKKAADEVLSRVAAALFAPRLGEIVRRLDFTAEFLRRRGKSDSAETLTEISQALRLGQPPEENPFLRNLLTLSVRVAEHNLRAGFDLRRHPDRIE encoded by the coding sequence GTGCACACGAAAAGAATAGATTACCGGCTGGCTATTCAACAGATTGTCAAGGATAGGCTCATCGAATTAGGCTGTGGCAAGTTTACTCCCCCTGAAATTGAAAAAAGCTTGGAACGCATTGTTTCACTGGGGAGCCATGTGGAGTTAGGCGCCTTGAAGTTGCTGTCGGAAACAAAAGACCAAAAAGTTGCGACCATGGCTGCCGCTCTTTTGCTTAAACTTGACGTAGATACTGGCACCTTGGTGGTAGAGGAATGCTTATCTCTAATGAATAAGCCAGGTGTAAGTGACGTAGCTAAGATGCAGATACTGCGGCTATTAACGGCTAAAGGGTTAGACGTGGCAGAGATGATGAGCCCTACCTACTTTAAAGATGCTACAAAATTGGCGCAGGAGTCGCTGCTGCACCTGCTTGAGGAGTTACAGCATAACCCAAGTATCCTCGGTAATGTGCTCGAGGATTTTGCTGAGGCGCCGCCCGAGATGCAGTATGCCTATGTACAGGATTTGGTGATGACCGCTGACCCCCGGGTGGTGCCGCTACTAGAAGCGTTAGCGCGGGGTGACGACGAAGTGCTAGCTTCAGAGGCCGTGCGAGGGCTAGGTTCTTTAGCCGAACCTGCGGCCTTAGGTGCCCTGCAGGGGCTAATCGGCAGGGAACAAGAGACGTTTTTGGCCAAGCTCGTAGAAAGAGAAGCGCGCCGACTGGTATTTAAGGGGGTCTCGCCCGAGAGCTTGCCCCCGCTTACCCTGGGGACAGTTTTTCAGGTCTTAGTCACGGGCTTAGATGGCAAAGGGTGTCGCATTGTGTGGATATCGCGTTTTATGAAGGGCAGCCGGGGCAGATTGATGGCGGTCAGCTTTCTTTTGAGCACTGAGGAGGGCGTCAAAGACTGCTATGGTTCTGTACAACTCAGCCGCCAAGAAAGTACCGCCATGTTGAAAGGGCTGCGCGGCAAGTATCCTTCCGTCGAAGGTGATTTAGTCTACGCCAGCGATTTAGTGCGCGACGCCTTGCAGCGTAATCGCCAGGGGGGCCATCTCTTGCCGCCACAATGGGCCTTTTGGCATCAAGTCATGCAACCCATTCCCATGACGCCCAAGCCATACGACTTTCCTCCGCAGAGCGATCTAGGGAGCGACCATTCGCCACAAGTGGCCGGAATTCTCGCCATCGAGGAGCTGGCCGAGTGGTACGAGGAAGACCCCTTAGTTTATGATGCCGCTGAAGAGCTCCTCAAGGTAGGGAAGCGTTTTCGTAGCGTCAATGGCAAGAAGAAGGCCGCTGACGAAGTTTTAAGCCGGGTTGCCGCCGCCTTGTTTGCCCCTCGCCTAGGTGAGATCGTGCGTCGCTTAGACTTTACCGCGGAGTTTTTGCGTCGCCGCGGCAAGTCTGACTCCGCAGAGACACTGACCGAGATTTCGCAGGCGCTACGCTTAGGGCAGCCCCCAGAAGAAAACCCATTTTTGCGCAATCTACTGACCTTAAGTGTGCGGGTGGCTGAGCATAATCTGAGGGCCGGCTTTGACTTGCGTCGTCACCCAGATAGGATTGAATAG
- a CDS encoding polysaccharide deacetylase family protein, whose protein sequence is MLIVIKKVLLLRRLAILLSAALLLQILNATYPGWFVQSIATVANANRLLPIYSVEREDKVVALSFDAAWGADYTDELLAILAHTNVRATFFLVGFWVEKYPAMAFTIAEAGHEIGNHSMTHPHMTTLSVSEIEHEISRTHALIEEATGQKARLFRPPFGDYNNRVIETLDALGYYTIQWSIDSLDWKQTATSQSIYERVVTRLHNGAIILFHNNATYTPQALLPIITTLKERGYSFVPIGDLLLDGEWYIDRSTGQQRKRPGP, encoded by the coding sequence GTGCTAATTGTTATTAAAAAGGTCTTGCTGCTAAGGCGCCTAGCTATATTGCTCAGCGCGGCACTGCTTTTACAGATTCTCAATGCCACCTACCCAGGCTGGTTTGTGCAAAGCATCGCCACCGTAGCCAATGCCAATCGTCTCTTGCCCATCTACAGCGTAGAAAGAGAGGATAAGGTGGTGGCGCTATCTTTTGACGCTGCCTGGGGAGCAGACTATACCGATGAGCTGCTCGCCATTTTGGCGCACACAAACGTGCGTGCAACTTTCTTTCTCGTGGGCTTTTGGGTCGAAAAATACCCTGCCATGGCCTTCACCATTGCCGAAGCTGGGCATGAGATTGGCAATCATAGCATGACGCATCCACACATGACCACTTTGAGTGTTTCCGAGATCGAACACGAAATTTCACGCACCCATGCGCTCATCGAAGAGGCCACCGGACAAAAAGCGCGGCTGTTTCGTCCGCCTTTTGGCGACTACAACAACCGCGTCATTGAGACTTTGGATGCGCTCGGGTACTACACTATTCAGTGGAGCATTGACTCCCTAGACTGGAAACAGACTGCCACTAGTCAGAGCATCTATGAAAGGGTGGTGACGCGCCTTCATAATGGCGCTATCATTTTGTTTCACAACAATGCCACCTACACGCCCCAGGCCCTTCTACCCATCATCACAACGCTTAAGGAGCGGGGATATTCCTTTGTGCCTATCGGCGATCTACTCCTTGATGGAGAGTGGTATATTGACCGGAGCACCGGCCAGCAGAGAAAGAGACCAGGGCCTTAG
- a CDS encoding FAD-binding oxidoreductase: protein MRKSADVVIIGGGVNGVAIAYHLAKRGCSNVVVLERDYLASGATGRCGAGVRQQWGTEMNLAMSIPSIKMFETMNEDLEYDGDIEFKQGGYLLLAYTEAGWEQFQKNVSLQRQYGLDVRLCSPVEAKEIVPHLNTEGLVGATFNQSDGHCNPFHVTDAYAKAARRLGVEINTHTEVLAIHKVGERISGVETSQGFIATPKVVNAAGAWSKVVAEMVGLDIPIHPERHQILVTEPVNPLQGPMVMSFHHHIYCQQTPHGSFIMGLGDPSEGQSFNQRSSWQFLDEMAQKITWLLPPLKGIRVVRQWAGLYEMTPDRTPILGAVKEVPGFYLAAGGSGHGFMLAPMTGVLLAETILGIPSSLPIEKMDLGRFARGELFYEPSVV from the coding sequence ATGCGTAAGAGTGCCGATGTAGTAATCATTGGCGGCGGAGTCAATGGGGTGGCCATAGCCTACCACCTTGCCAAGCGCGGCTGCTCTAATGTAGTCGTTCTCGAGAGAGATTATCTGGCCAGCGGGGCCACCGGCCGCTGCGGCGCTGGGGTGCGACAGCAGTGGGGCACAGAGATGAACTTGGCGATGTCTATACCTAGCATCAAGATGTTTGAAACGATGAATGAAGACCTAGAATACGATGGTGACATTGAATTTAAGCAGGGTGGGTACCTGCTCTTGGCCTACACTGAGGCAGGCTGGGAGCAGTTTCAGAAAAATGTGTCCTTACAACGCCAGTACGGACTAGACGTGCGCTTGTGTAGCCCCGTTGAGGCCAAAGAGATAGTCCCTCACCTTAATACGGAGGGCTTAGTGGGGGCGACTTTTAACCAGAGTGACGGACACTGCAACCCTTTTCACGTTACCGACGCCTACGCTAAGGCGGCGCGACGTCTGGGCGTGGAGATAAACACGCACACGGAAGTCCTCGCTATCCACAAGGTGGGCGAGCGCATCAGCGGCGTGGAAACCAGCCAGGGGTTTATCGCTACACCTAAAGTGGTCAATGCCGCGGGGGCGTGGTCAAAAGTTGTGGCCGAGATGGTGGGGCTCGATATCCCCATCCATCCGGAGCGACACCAAATTCTCGTCACCGAGCCGGTCAATCCCCTACAGGGGCCCATGGTAATGTCCTTTCATCACCATATTTATTGTCAGCAAACTCCCCATGGTAGTTTTATCATGGGCTTAGGCGACCCGAGCGAAGGACAAAGCTTTAATCAGCGCTCTTCATGGCAGTTTCTTGATGAGATGGCGCAGAAAATAACATGGCTCCTGCCGCCTCTTAAAGGAATTCGGGTAGTGCGGCAGTGGGCAGGTCTCTACGAAATGACGCCAGATCGCACGCCTATTCTGGGCGCAGTAAAAGAGGTGCCCGGTTTCTACTTGGCTGCCGGCGGGAGCGGCCATGGCTTTATGCTGGCCCCAATGACCGGGGTTCTGCTCGCAGAAACAATACTGGGCATACCGTCCTCGCTCCCCATAGAAAAGATGGACCTCGGCCGGTTTGCGCGCGGGGAGCTTTTTTACGAGCCCTCAGTTGTCTAA
- a CDS encoding (2Fe-2S)-binding protein has translation MKAVEQQVIICRCEDLTLADVRALIEKGYRTLDELRRISRLGMGPCQGRTCRPLVQRELQLSGIPLKQQSVGVFRPPAVPVALGAIAEGSKGGFGHA, from the coding sequence ATGAAGGCCGTGGAGCAGCAAGTAATTATCTGTCGTTGTGAAGACTTAACACTGGCCGATGTGCGAGCCCTGATTGAAAAAGGTTATCGCACCCTAGATGAGCTTAGGCGCATTAGTCGCCTCGGCATGGGGCCCTGTCAAGGGAGGACCTGTCGCCCCTTGGTGCAAAGAGAACTGCAGTTAAGTGGCATACCCCTCAAACAACAGTCGGTCGGAGTCTTTCGGCCACCTGCGGTGCCGGTGGCACTAGGAGCCATAGCGGAGGGCAGCAAGGGGGGCTTTGGGCATGCGTAA
- a CDS encoding 4Fe-4S binding protein, with translation MLKKTGVPSSAELALVYPDEERLRQGLVAVIECFQNIPCNPCATSCPRGAIKPFADINDLPQFDPSLCNGCALCVANCPGLAIFVVDETYSATESLIKLPYEFVPLPIAGDKVAVYNRAGEEIGQGTVLRVQNPQSFDRTAVVHLVVPRAIAREVRFLSPGVGVK, from the coding sequence TTGCTTAAAAAGACAGGAGTGCCTAGCAGCGCAGAGCTCGCCCTAGTCTATCCAGACGAGGAGCGCCTGCGGCAAGGGCTAGTTGCCGTAATCGAGTGTTTTCAGAACATCCCCTGTAACCCTTGCGCGACATCATGTCCGCGGGGCGCCATCAAGCCCTTTGCCGATATCAATGACCTGCCTCAATTTGACCCGTCTCTGTGTAATGGCTGCGCTCTCTGCGTGGCTAACTGCCCGGGTCTCGCCATTTTTGTGGTGGACGAAACCTATAGCGCCACAGAGTCCCTCATCAAATTGCCATATGAATTCGTGCCTTTGCCCATAGCGGGAGATAAAGTAGCAGTCTACAATCGTGCTGGGGAAGAGATAGGTCAGGGAACGGTGTTGCGGGTGCAAAATCCGCAGAGCTTTGACCGCACAGCAGTGGTGCACCTAGTTGTGCCACGCGCTATAGCGCGTGAAGTTAGATTTTTGTCACCGGGGGTGGGCGTGAAATGA
- a CDS encoding FAD-dependent oxidoreductase, translating into MNRYDVCIIGGGPAGLRAAQAAGAAGAKVLLIDENDRLGGQLIKQTHMFFGSEKQQAGMRGIDIAAELVLALDKMPNVEVYLECAALGLYDDQVLTILHKKRYEKVGADKFIVATGASERMLPFAGNDLPGVYGAGAVQTLMNVYGVLPGARVLMIGAGNIGLIVSYQLLQAGVKVVAILEASPHIGGYLVHAAKVRRAGVPILTSHTIKEAYGERAVEGAVICELDEKWQVRPGSEKKVEVDVICLAVGLSPLTDLLWQADCRMLHVAELGGHVAWRDANLCTSQPYIYIAGDVAGVEEASSAMVEGELAGLAAVKELGLASPAVEQGLSQARAELRALRSGPVGDKIRTGLALAQGGEGERFA; encoded by the coding sequence GTGAATCGGTATGATGTTTGCATTATAGGTGGGGGTCCGGCTGGTCTTCGTGCGGCGCAAGCGGCAGGAGCGGCCGGGGCCAAAGTACTGCTTATTGACGAAAACGACCGCCTGGGAGGACAACTGATTAAGCAGACGCATATGTTTTTTGGTTCTGAAAAGCAGCAAGCCGGTATGCGAGGCATAGATATAGCGGCAGAGCTAGTTCTGGCCTTAGACAAAATGCCTAATGTCGAGGTTTACCTAGAGTGTGCGGCGCTCGGGCTTTACGATGATCAAGTGCTGACCATCTTGCATAAAAAGCGCTACGAGAAGGTAGGAGCAGATAAATTTATCGTGGCTACCGGTGCTAGTGAGCGCATGTTACCCTTTGCGGGCAACGATTTGCCGGGGGTTTATGGCGCGGGTGCCGTGCAGACGCTAATGAATGTCTATGGTGTACTCCCCGGAGCGCGGGTGCTGATGATAGGCGCAGGTAATATTGGTCTTATAGTTTCTTATCAATTACTACAGGCTGGAGTCAAAGTTGTGGCCATCCTAGAAGCTTCTCCCCATATAGGTGGCTACCTTGTGCACGCTGCCAAGGTGCGGCGCGCCGGGGTGCCCATACTGACTTCGCATACGATTAAAGAGGCCTATGGTGAGCGAGCAGTGGAGGGCGCCGTTATCTGCGAGTTGGATGAAAAATGGCAGGTACGCCCGGGCAGCGAGAAAAAGGTCGAGGTGGACGTCATTTGCTTGGCCGTTGGACTCTCACCACTGACTGATTTACTGTGGCAAGCAGATTGCCGCATGCTCCATGTGGCCGAACTAGGGGGGCATGTGGCCTGGCGCGACGCGAACCTTTGTACTTCGCAGCCCTATATTTACATCGCCGGCGATGTGGCGGGGGTGGAAGAAGCGAGCTCCGCCATGGTGGAAGGGGAACTGGCAGGGCTAGCGGCAGTTAAAGAACTAGGCCTAGCTTCCCCCGCGGTGGAACAGGGCTTGTCTCAGGCTAGAGCAGAGCTCAGAGCGCTGCGCTCGGGACCTGTGGGCGATAAGATACGCACAGGGCTAGCCCTAGCGCAGGGCGGGGAGGGTGAAAGATTTGCTTAA
- a CDS encoding (2Fe-2S)-binding protein, with product MRITEHPILKFDRGKEIAFFFNGQALVGHEGETIAAALHAAGVRELSKSSVLHRPRGFFCAIGTCSSCLMLVNGVPNVRVCVERLTAGMTVETQQGRGDLGESV from the coding sequence GTGCGCATCACAGAGCATCCGATCTTGAAATTTGACCGTGGCAAGGAAATTGCTTTTTTCTTTAATGGACAAGCCTTGGTAGGGCACGAAGGTGAAACTATTGCGGCAGCACTCCACGCGGCGGGTGTCAGGGAGCTATCTAAGAGCTCTGTCCTCCATCGCCCCCGGGGTTTTTTTTGTGCTATAGGCACCTGCAGTTCCTGCCTCATGTTAGTCAATGGTGTGCCTAATGTGCGTGTCTGCGTGGAGCGCCTCACCGCAGGTATGACAGTAGAAACGCAGCAAGGGAGAGGGGATCTCGGTGAATCGGTATGA